One Dioscorea cayenensis subsp. rotundata cultivar TDr96_F1 chromosome 15, TDr96_F1_v2_PseudoChromosome.rev07_lg8_w22 25.fasta, whole genome shotgun sequence genomic region harbors:
- the LOC120277403 gene encoding outer envelope membrane protein 7 — translation MAAITSAVVAIAAVILGWITIEIACKPCLEKGREAIDRSLDPNYDPDSPISAPNHTQPLLDPTPSAPPISTTTVKTI, via the coding sequence ATGGCAGCGATCACGAGTGCGGTTGTGGCGATCGCGGCGGTGATCCTGGGCTGGATCACCATCGAGATCGCCTGCAAACCGTGCCTGGAGAAAGGCCGAGAAGCCATCGATCGCTCCCTCGACCCCAACTACGACCCGGACTCCCCTATCTCCGCACCTAACCACACCCAGCCCCTCCTCGATCCCACCCCATCTGCTCCTCCAATCTCCACCACCACCGTTAAGACTATCTGA